The proteins below are encoded in one region of Sedimentibacter sp. zth1:
- a CDS encoding TetR/AcrR family transcriptional regulator, translating to MEIKKITTKQKIMNTAWNLFVKQGYDNTTINQIIEQSKTSRGSFYHHFKGKEELLFSVAYIFDNNYEAWEKTVDNSMHAADKLLSFDAYVLNNIETSPYRTFLTTLYGMQVMTDRTRHILNRNRRYYQIISIIIKEGLEKGELKSNLSYLELAEDFSIIERGLTYDWCLNQNRYSLLQYGQRIISIYLNSIRV from the coding sequence ATGGAAATTAAGAAAATCACTACAAAACAAAAAATTATGAATACTGCATGGAATTTATTTGTAAAACAGGGATATGATAATACAACAATTAATCAAATAATTGAACAATCTAAAACATCACGAGGCTCGTTTTATCATCATTTTAAAGGCAAAGAAGAACTTCTATTTTCTGTTGCATATATTTTTGATAATAATTATGAAGCTTGGGAAAAGACAGTTGATAATAGTATGCACGCTGCTGATAAATTACTATCTTTTGATGCATATGTACTAAATAATATAGAAACATCTCCTTATAGAACATTTTTAACAACCTTATACGGCATGCAAGTTATGACTGATAGAACTAGACATATATTAAACAGAAACAGAAGGTACTACCAAATTATATCAATTATTATAAAAGAAGGGCTTGAAAAGGGTGAATTAAAGAGTAATCTCTCATATTTAGAATTAGCTGAAGATTTTTCTATTATTGAGCGTGGTTTAACTTATGATTGGTGCTTAAATCAAAACAGATATTCTCTTCTCCAATATGGACAAAGAATAATATCTATTTATTTAAATAGTATTAGAGTTTAA